The window TATGCCACGCCGAACACCATTCAGTGCTTCGCGCCGAACATTTTCCTGATCTACGGCCGGCTAATCGAGAATTACTTCAATTTCTTCATGCCCAAGAGCCGCCCGATGGACAACATGGGCATGGGCTGGTCGAAGCCGCAGGAAGACGAATTCGGCGTGCTTAGCCTAGGAGGCATGTCCCCTTACGTCCGCATGGCCTTCCCCAACAACCCCAAGCCTGATCCCGACTTCCTCGATCTGGCAGCCGTCTCGCCGGAGCAGAAAGAAGAGTGGCTCGACACGCTTGACCTGTTCATGCGGATGGTCACCGTCCAGGAAAAGAAGCCGCTGATCCTGAAATCTCCCACGCACACTGGTCGCATTGGGGAACTGGCCGAGCGTTACCCCGACGCTAAATTTATTCACATTGCCCGCGATCCGTACGATGTCTTCGCGTCGACGATCCGACTCTGGAACACAATGGACGAAGTTCAAGGATTCCAGGTCTCGAAGGATGACTATCGCGAGTACGTCTTCGGTTGCTTCGAGCGCATGTACGCCGCTTACGACCGCGGGCTGGCATCGGTTCCCAAAGAAAAGGTTTGCCAGACGCGTTACGAAGACCTGATCGCCGACCCGGTGGGCGAAGTTCGCCGCATCTACGATTCGATCAACTTAGACGGCTACGACCGCATCGAACAAGGCGTCCGAGACTACGCCGAGCGCAACAAAGACTATCGCCGCAACAGCCACACCATGGACGATGCCACCCGGCAGGAAATCCAACGCCGCTGGCACGGCTACTTCGAGGCCAACGGATACCCGCTGGACCCAGCATAAGCGTCAAATCCGACTTGGGGTGAATACCTATTTTTCGCTAGAATTCGAAAGGCTCGTATGCGGCGGGCCCAATCATTTAGCGGACCACTCATACGGAAACAATACGATCGGGAAAGGAAGCCCGGATGCATTTGCTGTTCGACATTCTGTACGCCGCCCACGCCGGCGGCACGCACCACAAGTTGGCAATGGATGCGCTGAATTATCTCCCGGCCGAGAACAGCGAGCGTCGACGCAATATCTTCCTGAAGCACTACGAGCCGTACCTACGCGGCTCGAAGGATCCCGATAAGAAGTTCAGAGACTTTCGCAATCACGTCCTGCATCCTTCGCAGAACTTCTGGGGTGGAGCCGATAAAACGGCCAGAAAGTGGTACGACCTACTGGTCGAAGCGATCCGAGCGGAGAAGTGGCAAGAGGTCGCCTACAACGCCGGCGTGCTGAGCCACTACTACACCGACCCGCTAATGCCCTTTCACACCGGAAGTTCCGAGGCAGAAAACAACATCCATCGCGCGGGCGAATGGAGTATCAGTTGTTCGTACGATCGTCTGCGAGCAACGGCCGAACTTCGCGGGCTGCCGTCGGTGCGAATGTCCAGCGGCCAGGACTGGCTTGAACAAATGGTACGCGACGGAGCCACTAAGTCGCACGCCCATTACCAGACATTGATCGACCACTACAATTTCAAGCTGGGTCGCCGCAATCCGCCGCGAGGGCTCGACGTCGCTTGCCGTGACGTCGCGTCGGAAATGATCGGTCACGCAATCGCTGGCTTCGCGAAGATCTTAGGTCGCGCGTTCGATGAAGCGGCTCACGAACCTCCTTACGTGCTTTTGGTCGTCGAGACCGTTTTCGCAACACTGGGAATGCCAGTGCAGTGGGTCACTCAGCGGATGGAAAACGCCGAGCAAGCAGAGCTTGTGCGACAGATGTTTCGCGAGTATCAGAAGACAGGCAAAGTCGAACGCAATCTTCCGGAAGACGTGCGTGTCGTTCGAGACGAGTTGGCAGCCGACATGAATCCAGGTAAGCCTCAGGAAGGTGATCGTCCTCTATACGAGGTGCCAGAACTTCCGGAGGTGAATCTCTCGAGCCTAAAGCTAACCAGCACCCAGAAGACAACCACCATCAAGCCGGAGCCGATTCGCCCGATTGAAAAGGAAAAGCCCAAGCCGCGTGTTTCAATTCCGATTCCTTCCTATGACCAGGATGACCAAGAGAAACCGAAGCCCATCGCCGAGAAGTCGCAGCCAGCCGAACAATTCCAACCCATCAAAGGCGTGACCATTCGCCCCAAGGCTTCTGAAACGGAGGTCGGCGACGAAGAAGATGCCCCTTCGTTCAAGCCCGATAAGCTGACACACCCGACTCCTCAAGCGAGCGCATCCGAGATCGAATTTCCTCCATCGATTG is drawn from Bremerella alba and contains these coding sequences:
- a CDS encoding sulfotransferase family protein, translating into MNASSPATDSQSKPGEASKPKKPKANNYPWYTPRVWHGMRTGTWGSLLAKNGFKVHPLKLGLAATVSGFAINNSICHQLQNMFFGKKIEEAKIENPIFILGHWRSGTTLLHELMSSDDRYATPNTIQCFAPNIFLIYGRLIENYFNFFMPKSRPMDNMGMGWSKPQEDEFGVLSLGGMSPYVRMAFPNNPKPDPDFLDLAAVSPEQKEEWLDTLDLFMRMVTVQEKKPLILKSPTHTGRIGELAERYPDAKFIHIARDPYDVFASTIRLWNTMDEVQGFQVSKDDYREYVFGCFERMYAAYDRGLASVPKEKVCQTRYEDLIADPVGEVRRIYDSINLDGYDRIEQGVRDYAERNKDYRRNSHTMDDATRQEIQRRWHGYFEANGYPLDPA
- a CDS encoding DUF4332 domain-containing protein, which translates into the protein MHLLFDILYAAHAGGTHHKLAMDALNYLPAENSERRRNIFLKHYEPYLRGSKDPDKKFRDFRNHVLHPSQNFWGGADKTARKWYDLLVEAIRAEKWQEVAYNAGVLSHYYTDPLMPFHTGSSEAENNIHRAGEWSISCSYDRLRATAELRGLPSVRMSSGQDWLEQMVRDGATKSHAHYQTLIDHYNFKLGRRNPPRGLDVACRDVASEMIGHAIAGFAKILGRAFDEAAHEPPYVLLVVETVFATLGMPVQWVTQRMENAEQAELVRQMFREYQKTGKVERNLPEDVRVVRDELAADMNPGKPQEGDRPLYEVPELPEVNLSSLKLTSTQKTTTIKPEPIRPIEKEKPKPRVSIPIPSYDQDDQEKPKPIAEKSQPAEQFQPIKGVTIRPKASETEVGDEEDAPSFKPDKLTHPTPQASASEIEFPPSIAMPSKAQVESKVENGPAEESPRERAIQEKKPVEDSPLKFYLNWEDPVVDAPSIGNKTAKRLGGVGIKTVAQLISADPNTEAPKLKAKHITPKLFAEWQAQAVLAYRIPMLRGHDAQLLTACGFATPEDVAKASAKDVHAEVTEFAETSNGQRIIRSSAPPDLAEVTNWIAWARQARRSQAA